In Subdoligranulum variabile, the genomic stretch GTCCAGGGTATCGTCATGGAAAACCACCAGCTGGCGGTCCTCGGTGAACTGGACGTCCAGCTCAATGCCGTATCCGCTGCGGGCCGCCGCGGCAAAGGCCGGCAGGCTGTTTTCGGGCGGGCGCTGCTGGGCTCCGAAGAGTCCCCTGTGGGCGTAGCTCCGCCCGCAGAAAGGCTGCCGCAGCCGTCGGCGGGGCGCCCCCGGCCACACCAAAAACAACACCAGTACGACGAACAGAACCGGGACCGCTGCCAATATCAGCAACCACCACAGCATAGCATCACCTCTTTGTACTGATTGTATCGCACCGGGGGAAAAAATGCAATCGTTCCGGCGGTGTCAGAAGCTGGCCCGGGGAAATTTTATAGTTTTTTTCAAAAGTTTTCACAATTTCGCCACGGCAAAAGGATATTGTGGTACAATAGAAAGTGTGATAAAGGAGGCCGACTGTATGGCAAAAATTTTGGTCGTGGACGATGAACCGCGGATCCGGGATCTGATCCGCGAACATTTGCAATATGCCGGTTTTACCTGTGAGGAGGCCGGGGACGGCGCTGCCGCCCTGAGCATTCTGACGCAGGGTGGGATCGATCTGGTGATCCTGGATATCATGATGCCGTTCATGGACGGCATGACCTGTCTGCGGGAGATGCGCACCCGGAAAATCATGACGCCGGTCATCATGCTGACCGCCCGCAGCGAGGAATACGACAAGCTGGCGGGCTTAGAAGGCGGCGCCGACGACTATGTGGTCAAGCCCTTCTCCCCCCGGGAGCTGGTGGCCCGTGTCAAGGCTGT encodes the following:
- a CDS encoding response regulator transcription factor; translation: MAKILVVDDEPRIRDLIREHLQYAGFTCEEAGDGAAALSILTQGGIDLVILDIMMPFMDGMTCLREMRTRKIMTPVIMLTARSEEYDKLAGLEGGADDYVVKPFSPRELVARVKAVLARTMPRTEDSQSSYVFGDLSIDTASHTVKVAGQEAPLTPKEFDLLVFLVSNKGIALSREKILQKVWNYDYYGEDRTVDTHIKMLRGHLGPCRNYIVTVWGIGYKFDPDTL